AGAAAATAGTTTTAACCAATTAGAGCCAtaggaaaaaacaaaacaaattaaaattaagaGCAGTTTAACAAAATGTTAAACTTCCCTACCAGTCAACATTTCTTTGTCTTGGTCTTGTTGGGTATTGCGTCACAAGCCACAGGTATGTAGATTGAGACCTGGTTGAGCCAAAAACTTACGGCAAAACCCGGTATAGCTGTTAAGGTGAATCATTTAACTTTTTAATGTATGTTTCGCTTCGATTTAGGACAACATTTGATTGCCTATATCTCCCAACATGGCCTACATGGCGAAATAACTTTTCGCCAAGTCAACTCTAGTCATGTGGAAATCTTGGCGGAATTAGAAACCACACTGCAATTTCCTGACCAGGTATGGAGTTGGTCGGTGCGCAAATTTCCCGTTGACTATTCGAACACCGATACAAATGAGCGCTGCGAACTTCAACGTTTGGGTGATCAAATTCTAACATTTGATGATGACTTGGAGTATATCATCATGCCCGGAAATGAATCAGCTATGTGGTATAAGGAAATGCAATTGATAGGTAAGTATAAGGTGGGCCAGCGAAAACTGAGGACATGcaacaaaaacaagcaaaagcgtgctaagttcggccgggccgaatcttgggaacccaccaccatgaattctgcaaaaaaatttatacaaaataaatttagttgtggggcataattttattatacattccaaatttcaactgtcgagccagcaaaaattaaagctactaggaatcgaacaaggatgatcgagagaccggtagacatgggagctatatcagactaagGACctatttggacggtacttggcacagttgctggaagttataacagagcatcgcgtgcaaaattccagcctaaTCGAAGAAAACTTGCcgcttgtaaggcctcaagaagttaaatcagaagatcggtttacatgggaactatatcagcttcttgaccgatttgaaccatactttgcgcagttgttggaagtcataacggaaaacttcctgcaaaatttcagccaaatcgaacaaaaattgcgtcttccagaagctcaagaaagtcgtaacagagcatCGCACGCCAAATGTCAGCCGAATcgaagaaaaattgcggcttgtaaggcctcgagaagtcaaatcaggagatcggtttacatgggagctatatcagcttcttGGCCGAATTGAATCGTACtttacgcagttgttggaagtcataacggaacacttcctgcaaaatttcagccaaatcgaacaaaaattgcgtcttccagaagctcaagcagtcaaatcgggagattggtttatatgggagctatatctaaatctgaaccgaaatggcccatttgcaatccaattacctacatcgatattaagtatctgtgcaaaatttcaagtggctatctttacgcgttcgaccgctatcgtgatttcgacatatatctactttatggggttttagacaagtatttcgaggtgttacgaacggaatgactagattagtataccccaccctatggtagtgtgtgtacaaaaaaaaaaacaactaaaaaggctttaagttggGCCAGGCCGTTCTTTGGATTGCCaccatcatttatgaacccgcagcagctatatcgaaatatggtccgatctacacCAAACCCAGTACAGACGTTGAGAATCTAACgcagttcagcgaaatcgggtgataaataaggCATTCATGGGGGAAAGAccataaattgggagatcggtagatatggagctatatccaaatttaatctCATCCTAACCCAATACAGCTCACAGtgggaaatttcagcgaaatcgggtaataatgcggcttctatgagtatttgaccttaaatcgggtgatcggtctatataggggttataacaaattattatcggatccagaccatatttaaTATCGTGGCCGAGAGTCCTGGGACAACTCactttgctaaatttcagcaaaattgggtaggCCTTATATCGGTCTATTTGCGTTAGACCTTATTTCGGgacatcggcttatatgggggctatattaatatATTTGATACAGATGTCAAGGGTTCTAAGACAACTTATTGTGCCGAATTTTAgcaatatcgggtaataaatggggtttctataggcccaaaaccataaatcgggagataggtgtatacatatgacagctgtatccaaatatagtccgatcgtacgaaatttcagcgaaatcggggaataaatgaATCTTCGACcttaaatcggttgatcggtctatatggagatCATCGGTGTCGAGGGTCCTAGGACAACTTactttgctaaatttcagcaaaatcggttaaacctcatatcggtctatttgcgttagaccttatatcgggatatcgatctatatggggcaATATTAATATATTTGATACGCATGTCGAGGGTCCTAAGACAACTTattatgccgaatttcagcaacaACGGGTAATTAATGAGGCTtctatcggcccaaaaccttaaatcgggagatgggtatatACATATGAcagttgtatttaaatatagtccgacctggaCTATACTCGATACGGATATCAAAGTTCTTAGCACAACTCtgtgctgtgcaaaattttagtaaagtcAGGTAATAATTAAGGCAtcttaaatcagaagatcgatgtatatgacatctatactcaaatttggaccgatctcaaccatacggGGTAAGGATATCATAGGTCTTAACATAGCGTGTATCAAGCGTAGATCCTTGCAATTCagcaagtggtggaatggctgagacataatgtcattacgacgattggcatatgtatcttctcagacagccaggtagccattaaatccctggagaacgcatttctgaacacaaaaaccaccctcgactgtcgcagatctctcaacgagatggctgaacagttcaaaattcacctgttctgggtgccgggccacagagataccccagggaactgtaaagaGGACGAGCTTGCGTGTCTACGTacaaccctacacattccagggatactggaatccgggggtatgcctctagcgacatgtaagctaagttttcaggaccaggcccgaaggacaacgaatgatagatggtcacaaagaggggactgtgagcattccaaaactatgtggccttttCTGGACATAAGGCGGTCTTccgctttgttgtcattggctagaacagatgtctcagtcattgtgtccgtcatgacaggtcactatctaatcggaaaacatgctgacagactgaaggtttccagcaacgaattttgcagaagctgtggggacatcgaagaagaagagactacagaacaccttttgtgtgtatgtcccccactagcagtcagaaggagatgcactttaggttctcgtttctttgagagcctctctgatttagcggatgtgaaaattcgGATTTgaagttattgggatttttataACGATTtcaatggttcaacggtatgaactagaaggcatcttccttcttctgttcctgtggtatcagaatggacgaaaacgtctaattgAGTGGGATGGCAGACCgccacctaaacctaacctaacatattgggttgcccaaaaagtaattgcggatttttcatatagtcggcgttgacaaattttttcacagcttgtgactctgtaattgcattctttcttctgtcagttatcagctgttacttttagcttgctttagaaaaaaagtgtaaaaaaagtatatttgattaaagttcattctaagttttaataaaaatgcatttactttcttttaaaaaatcagcaattactttttgggcaaaccaataattctaaattttagtaaaattgggtaataagtcCGTcctttatgggcataagaccctcaatcagaagatcggtctataaggtcgctatatcaagacataggccatctttgaacttaacctgcctatggacaaaaaaaaggatctgttgttgtagccacattgcatgtgaaggtagcgatcctcgtcaagcttctgtaggtgagtaagctcgtttcggtccaaaggaccgatcgccgctgggacagggtgaccattggttatttaaaggcatcaataactcgccttgtcatatcaagcatgATAAACACTCACTATttttgcaagagccggtgccgcccgacctctcactcagactctccgctctataccgttgattatccgcgactgccgttgcagctactcggtTTAAAGCATTcctctatccgcaacctgtgggcgcgctcggtagctcgcagctaagcttcacgTGACaccaatgaacatcacacagataGGACCTCAGAGTCCTGTGTAGTGCTCACGGCTATCCCGTGCTGTGTAAAgtcaaaatttattattaatttttttactgactgtagcgggattttatcagacggacaaatggatgcaaggacagacagatggacatggctagatcatcttagtcgttttttttttaccaacacgcaggggatgtctcatacaaatgcagtgcattgcgttggcaattaggaaagttaaggccTGGAgtggggaaagagggagtagggTTGACTTAtgtttctgaacgtcaatgttgATGGGAAAGACACTAGCCGGGACtcgattccacatacaaatgattcgggcgaaaaatggattttctcggtaatgcatagtTTGGtcaactggccaatcaattataaACGGgcgtgagttcctggcaagtcttgtatttctggtgaacatcctaacgtcaggaatAAGacgacgaatatccctggaacacacgccatgaaaataacgatagagcaatacaacgctatcCACAATCCAACGATGTTCTAAAGAAGCAATAAAGTTGGATACcgtactgtccccaatcaaaaTCATCGCTCTCCGCTGAACCCGGTCAACTAGCTCCAAGGATGAATTTGGATcccctgcccatatatgagagttatattccgtCCTCTGCCTGATGTAGTATAGATATTTAGAAGATCAGAAGATGTGAATTACTTCTTGCACCACTTAAGatagcccaaacacttgaatgcttctttcgacttcttcttcgaatacgtgttttgaccaacggacatcacactgtatcttcatgcccagaaccgtcgatagatattgacgattgtaGCGGGttagtgaatcgcttgtgagacaagaaacagcactgcgtcttctgagCGTTAAAgcctactctgttcattctacaaCGTTCGGAAATTGCCAACAAATACTAGGAGAGCGTCTTATCCATTATGCGCCTCCTTctcacaatttcttgaggattgGACCTATGGTCTATTGAATTTGAATGACGCAGACTACTTGTCGTCggcagttgttaagagtcattacagaacattatgtgcaaaatttcaaccaaaccggattaaaattgaggctcctaggggctcaagaaatctaatcgggagatcggtttgtgtgggaactatatcatgttcttgaccgatttggtccgtacttACCGCATttgctggaagtgataacagaacactatgtttaaaatttccgccatatatatccaaatctgaaccgatatggcctatttgcaatccccaacgatcttcATCAAtttttagtatctgtgcaaaacttcaagcgtctagctttacgcgttcgaccgctatcgtggtttagacagacgaaaggatggacggaggtatatggctagttcgactcacaatgtcgagacgatcaagaatatatatactttatggggtcctagatcaacatttctaagtgttacaaacagaatgactaggttagtatacccccatcctatggtggtgggtataaaaagggaagggAAAAGGACAGAGCTTTGTGGTATACCTGCCGTCAATGGGTACTCATCGGATAAGAACCCAACtaattgtgaggtattttgctatgtaaaaactcctatcggacttggctataaaaaggaggccccttatctttgagcttaatcTGGAattgaactgcactcattgatatgggagaagttagctgggaatgttcatggacaaatttgcattgcatttaaacggaatgacaaaatgaatacatcctcgttctacggtggtgggtattataaatttggtTTGTCGGGGACTAATCTTTTATATCCTCCAATATGATTTTCTGATTTCTGGATGATTTTTTCCTATAGGCAGAGAACATAAAGTAGGATATGTCGGTCAGTCTATATATACAATAGAAAGCATGGTAAATTTCGAGTAGCACTAATGCAGCCGCGGAAAtcatggtggttggttcccaagatACGGCTAGGCCGAACGTGgcccacttttacttgtttagttacTGCTTTAATGGAAGCTGTTCGTTGTACACAATATTCTCCAGTCGAACTGTTCACTTTTCTCTAACTCATTTTCCCTATTTTTTCAGGTcccaaaggtatttggggtaaATCCCTAGTACTGACCGAAATCTCCCGCAATGTACGCGCCTGtgccaccatcaccaccatACAGGTATCTGTGGAGCATGTGGCCGAGGCCCGATTCAATACTCCCATCACTGGTTCTGTGTACTTCCGATGGTTGGCGCCCACAGAAGAGGCATCTGGGGATACCCTTATCTACTCTGATCTGTATCACATCCAATCACAACCCACGAACTCGGATCCTAGCGAACACATGACAAAACATCGTTGGAAAATATTTGTGACAGACATATTAAAATACGATCATCATCGTACCGAGGATAATTGTAATTTCTTACAATTAGTATTCGATCCTGCTGGGGAGGGGGAGGGTAATGGCATAGGAGATCTGGATAATCGATTGGGTATGCTAAGGGTAGCTAAGAATGCCTTGAAATCACCACAGCGTGCTGTATTTCGTGATGAGAAGTTGGCCTTGCTGCCTTCAGATTTGACCATACCACATCGTACTTTGTACTTGGTGTTGTACGAGGATCAGCATCCGGAAAATTTTTTGGCTTGCACGCAGATAAGGCGTGTAAAGCCTTTGACTTATAAGTGAGTaagaatgagaaaaaaaaataaatttgaattcaTTGTTATCCCCTTTTTTTAGATCAATTGTCAACCATGCCGGCATTCAAGGAGAAATCACCATGACCCAACGCTCTAAATTTGATCCCACCTTTTTGAATTTCACCATAAACACTGTGGACCAATATGCCCAGCATGTGGCGAAAAAATTTGCCGAAGATGTGGCCAGTTTTCGTATTCATCAACTTCCTCCCGTGCCCCATAAACTAGGGCTGCCAGATTATTGTGATTCTACTGGAGAGATTTATAATCCCAGGGAAATAGAAAAAACTGAAATACCTCCAGCAGGTTATGGTACCCAAGATCAATACCCTATAGGGGATATAAGCGGCAAGTTGCAGAGtcgtaataaaaattattatcatCATTATACATTATCAGGAGCCACTTCGGAGCTTAATGGCTTATACTGGGATATATTCCTACCCCTGCAGGGTCTGGAGAGTGTGGCTCATCGCAGCATGATCATTTCACAATTTAATCGCACCAATGTGGAAAATATCACCGAAATGTTGTGGGATTGTGCCAATATCAATCAATATGAAATGAATGGCATGTACCAGAAACCCATGTTTACAGCCCAAGTCCTATTTCGTTATCCTATTGTGGGTAGAGTGCTATTTCGTCAGCCCGCCGAGGAACCTTGGCAGGATACCACAGTGATTTTTGAATATCTAATACATGCTGATGGTTCCACCCAGAATAATACATTTGCCCATAGATGGGCCATACACAGTAGTGCGCCTGGCAAAGATTTCTATGATTGGCAAAATCGTTGCATATCCACAGGAGGAGTTTTTAATCCCTACAAAGTAGATTGGGGAAATCGTTCGGTGGATGATTATTGTAGTCCTCGTCTGCCTGCCATGTGTAGGGTAGGAGCTTTGGATATACGCATGGGTACATTAAATATAGCGGGCAGTAAGCGTAATGCCCAAGAGATTAGTCGACGCATATTCACTGACACCAATTTGCCTCTATCTGGAAGGCATAACATCATGGGAAAGTCTTTGGTGATCTATGATGATTTTGGACCCAAAGCGAGGGGAGAGAGATTGGCGTGTTCCATGTAAGTAAAAAAGAAAGCCATAGCAAGTTCAAGGTTTCAaatataaaggaaaattttttaaaatttaaacttgATTTCTAGAGGAATTTTACCTAAAACTACCACTTTCTTCAAttctaatgaaaattttgctaaaattatgATTTTATTGGAAATGTCAAAAATAGGTGATTGGGAGATTTAGTCAAATTGGAATCTTTatgcataaaaaatttggtaaaaattttaattttatggtatttttgtcaacatttagctaagattgaaaaaagggtgcgtaTATTTATACACCGATATCACTGTGGACATAAGGGTGGGAGATTTCTGATTCTTGGGATTGTACTGAGCAAGAACGTTCACCAGACTATATGTCTATGGTGAAAATCGTGGCTCCAGATTTTGACTTGCAATTCTTTCTCAGATTTGTTTcactttttttgatattttgcccTTTAACAGTCAAACCATTGAGATTTTCGATCCAAcactaagaaaaaatttgtagcCAAGGCAATATTTAAGAACTCTTTAGTACATCGCAAAAGCATTGGAATGCTCCTTTAGGCAGTTTTGGCCTTGTGAAATTGTATATTTTTCgcgaaaatattgataaattgcTATGAACAACTGAATATGGAAATTTCTCAACGTTTTCGCGAAAATTTTCCGTTTTCACTTccttcgtctgcttggttctgctGAATATCcctatccaggaactctgcgactgagGTGAGAGGGATATGAGCCTGAGTCGAGAGGGTCAGACTGGGCAATTAAACAGTTGACGTGTTCGTATGGTCCCTGATCACAATCgagacatacatcctgcacgttggcatcaattcttgctctgtaggagttgaggctgcACCAACTgctggatcgtaattgagccagaacttctCTTCATTGCCGGGGGAggttaatttcttcaggtgcaatgggaggacgtcattctccaaggaccacattcacccggtagctattcaccgcatctagTACCGTGTCCGCATGAAGCTTGTCTATTCACACTTATTCTGGAGCTTCTCTCTTGATCacactctagatcatgtagatccaccttaaggcGTCTGGACGgcggatacctatccacaagatgactATTTGGATGttccctgcgataacagcccagaaggtatcgCTTGAACAGCATGtaattatgtcttcgcactcgTCAAATTTTTGTCTTCTGATGGAGATAATCCACGTGAGAAATGAGGAGAcaacccgtcgcagttcgaagagaggcattctgacagattttAATATTACCCCACTGCGGGTAACATAGCTTACGAGACCACACTTCCGCTGCATAACTTGCAACAGACCGACCAattactttgtacgtggtcaacaaggttcctTTGttagcaccccaagtgctggcgGCAAGCGACTCGAACACTTTTGACCTTAGCGATAATTGaagtggcatgtggggagaatgtgta
This Stomoxys calcitrans chromosome 2, idStoCalc2.1, whole genome shotgun sequence DNA region includes the following protein-coding sequences:
- the LOC106095682 gene encoding uncharacterized protein LOC106095682, encoding MLNFPTSQHFFVLVLLGIASQATGQHLIAYISQHGLHGEITFRQVNSSHVEILAELETTLQFPDQVWSWSVRKFPVDYSNTDTNERCELQRLGDQILTFDDDLEYIIMPGNESAMWYKEMQLIGPKGIWGKSLVLTEISRNVRACATITTIQVSVEHVAEARFNTPITGSVYFRWLAPTEEASGDTLIYSDLYHIQSQPTNSDPSEHMTKHRWKIFVTDILKYDHHRTEDNCNFLQLVFDPAGEGEGNGIGDLDNRLGMLRVAKNALKSPQRAVFRDEKLALLPSDLTIPHRTLYLVLYEDQHPENFLACTQIRRVKPLTYKSIVNHAGIQGEITMTQRSKFDPTFLNFTINTVDQYAQHVAKKFAEDVASFRIHQLPPVPHKLGLPDYCDSTGEIYNPREIEKTEIPPAGYGTQDQYPIGDISGKLQSRNKNYYHHYTLSGATSELNGLYWDIFLPLQGLESVAHRSMIISQFNRTNVENITEMLWDCANINQYEMNGMYQKPMFTAQVLFRYPIVGRVLFRQPAEEPWQDTTVIFEYLIHADGSTQNNTFAHRWAIHSSAPGKDFYDWQNRCISTGGVFNPYKVDWGNRSVDDYCSPRLPAMCRVGALDIRMGTLNIAGSKRNAQEISRRIFTDTNLPLSGRHNIMGKSLVIYDDFGPKARGERLACSIINGHFRRKVVAKEWFGNGDDVSVLGKVEVTQQSEYDISNVEVQFKGLEQNSGYHIHMTPVENNLAFPCEDSTLYGHFNPYQVNPKLSPPPHQGSTEQYEMGDLSGKFGTLDSLTQYEDYYNDTRLPLFGINSIIGRSVVIHKKKRNARWACSTLERGYSPHEAREIRAIASFHHPTGYAYGYVKMTQLIHNDGSQSDTVLEVKLRHPGKNDRNVTRNHNWQIFVNPVGVDAAVKPTITRCVAGGYVWNPYFTQLADPLNRDLYELECGPDNPLRCYVGDVGARLGTIDLGAERTVVTDPNFPLEAPVGAIGRSLVIFGPDYSGERFACANIEPDHNVIKYINLQKPPRFVVAQFLDELRSVMGIPEWMLDVDARKTKELHGGSCIQMIIHFKGPIAHRLELDMSRLIAAGRLDAPSLYIPGYVNTKRKATISYRTCGVRDRNENRK